One Salvia splendens isolate huo1 chromosome 12, SspV2, whole genome shotgun sequence genomic window carries:
- the LOC121758888 gene encoding armadillo repeat-containing protein 7-like isoform X2, which translates to MFTNDQRQKERTGKYGSPRLQYLQELVAQFQNASDEETKEKVVASLGNFAYDPYNYTFFRQLNILELFLDCLTESNERLVEFAVGGICNACADPTNASVVTQCDGIPLVIQCLSSPVRNTCKC; encoded by the exons ATGTTTACCAATGATCAGAGACAAAAGGAGCGCACCGGAAAATATGGATCTCCGAGATTGCAATATCTCCAG GAACTGGTTGCACAATTTCAGAATGCATCTGATGAAG aaacaaaagagaaagttGTTGCTAGTTTGGGGAACTTTGCTTATGATCCTTATAATTATACGTTCTTCCGTCAG CTAAATATTTTGGAGCTTTTTCTGGACTGCCTAACCGAGTCCAATGAGAGGCTTGTGGAGTTTGCAGTCGGAGGAATTTGCAATGCTTGTGCAG ATCCAACAAATGCTTCGGTTGTCACCCAATGCGACGGTATTCCTCTTGTCATCCAATGCTTATCGAGCCCTGTTAGAAACACG TGCAAATGCTGA
- the LOC121758880 gene encoding vacuolar-sorting receptor 3-like, whose translation MGRSGRSKAAILLPFLLLIWAESAMGRFLVEKNSLKVLSPESIKGNYDSAIGNFGIPQYGGSMAGTVVYPKDNRKGCQKFEDSGISFKSKPGALPTFVLVDRGDCFFALKVWNAQNAGAAAVLVADHRDEPLITMDSPEEDRAAAEYIANITIPSALIDKSFGEKLKKALGSGDIVNVNLDWRESVPHPDERVEYELWTNSNDECGVKCDMLMEFLKDFKGAALMLEQGGYTQFTPHYITWYCPEAFTVSKQCKSQCLNHGRYCAPDPEQDFSSGYDGKDVVLENLRQLCVFRVANETRKPWIWWDYVTDFHIRCPMKEKKYGKECAEEVIKSLGLDLSKIEKCMGDPDADADNPVLKEEQEAQIGKGSRGDVTILPTLVVNNRQYRGKLEKGAVSKAICAGFEETTEPSVCLNGDVETNECLHNNGGCWEDKAANVTACKDTFRGRVCECPVVNGVQFRGDGYRSCSASGPGRCRINNGGCWGEKRDGVTFSACVDSDDGKCKCPPGFKGDGVKHCEDINECKEKKACQCNECNCINTWGSYECTCSSGLLYMRDQDTCISTSASEVKYGWGAVWLVLIVLGLAGGGGYLVYKQRLRSYMDSEIRAIMAQYMPLDSQNEVPSHVDIDRA comes from the exons ATGGGGCGTTCTGGAAGATCGAAAGCTGCAATCTTGCTACCTTTTCTACTTCTGATTTGGGCGGAATCAGCGATGGGTCGGTTTCTGGTGGAGAAGAACAGCCTGAAAGTACTATCCCCGGAAAGCATTAAGGGAAATTACGATAGTGCCATCGGCAACTTTGGGATTCCACAATATGGTGGAAGCATGGCTGGAACTGTGGTTTATCCAAAGGATAATAGAAAGGGCTGCCAAAAATTTGAGGATTCTGGGATTTCTTTCAAGTCCAAGCCTGGAGCTTTACCCACCTTTGTTCTCGTTGATCGTGGAG ATTGCTTCTTTGCTTTGAAAGTTTGGAATGCTCAGAATGCCGGTGCAGCTGCTGTTTTAGTGGCTGACCACCGCGATGAGCCATTGATCACGATGGACTCACCCGAAGAGGATCGTGCAGCTGCAGAGTATATTGCGAATATAACAATACCTTCTGCGCTGATTGATAAGAGTTTCGGTGAGAAGCTAAAGAAAGCACTTGGTAGTGGAGATATAGTGAATGTGAACCTCGACTGGAGGGAATCCGTGCCCCACCCGGATGAACGAGTGGAGTATGAACTGTGGACTAACAGCAATGACGAGTGTGGGGTTAAGTGTGATATGCTGATGGAGTTCTTGAAGGATTTTAAGGGTGCAGCTCTAATGCTCGAGCAAGGTGGCTATACTCAGTTTACTCCGCACTATATCACGTGGTACTGCCCTGAGGCGTTCACTGTGAGCAAGCAATGCAAGTCGCAATGCCTCAACCATGGGAGATACTGTGCTCCGGACCCGGAGCAAGATTTCAGCTCTGGTTATGATGGAAAAGATGTGGTGCTTGAAAACTTGAGACAGCTATGTGTTTTCAGAGTGGCAAATGAGACTCGAAAGCCGTGGATTTGGTGGGACTATGTTACTGACTTCCATATCAGATGCCCCATGAAGGAGAAGAAATACGGCAAAGAGTGTGCCGAAGAGGTTATCAAGTCTTTAG GTCTTGATCTGAGTAAAATCGAAAAGTGCATGGGTGACCCTGATGCCGATGCAGACAATCCCGTTCTGAAAGAAGAGCAGGAAGCTCAA ATTGGTAAAGGATCACGTGGCGATGTAACCATTTTGCCTACCCTTGTCGTGAACAATCGCCAGTATCGAG GGAAGTTGGAGAAAGGTGCTGTCTCGAAAGCTATATGTGCTGGTTTTGAAGAAACCACGGAGCCATCTGTTTGTTTAAATGGCG ATGTAGAAACAAATGAGTGCTTGCACAATAACGGTGGCTGCTGGGAAGACAAGGCAGCAAATGTTACAGCTTGCAAg GACACATTTCGAGGAAGAGTGTGTGAATGCCCAGTAGTTAACGGCGTGCAATTTAGGGGAGATGGTTACAGATCTTGTTCTG CAAGTGGGCCTGGGCGATGCAGAATAAATAACGGAGGCTGCTGGGGTGAAAAGAGAGACGGGGTCACTTTCTCTGCTTGTGTG GATAGTGATGATGGAAAATGCAAATGCCCTCCAGGATTCAAAGGTGACGGTGTTAAACATTGTGAAG ATATTAATGAATGTAAGGAAAAGAAAGCTTGTCAATGCAACGAATGCAACTGTATAAACACATGGGGGAGTTACGAGTGCACTTGTAGCAGCGGCCTGCTGTACATGAGGGATCAAGATACCTGCATCA GTACGAGTGCCTCAGAGGTGAAGTATGGCTGGGGCGCTGTTTGGCTTGTTTTGATCGTATTGGGTTTGGCCGGTGGTGGTGGTTATCTCGTGTACAAACAGAGGCTGAGG TCGTATATGGACTCGGAGATCAGGGCTATAATGGCCCAATACATGCCTCTGGACAGCCAGAACGAAGTACCAAGTCACGTAGATATTGATCGTGCTTGA
- the LOC121757878 gene encoding 2S albumin seed storage protein-like, producing MANKAALAAALLVAMVALATATTISFDEEVSENHHQCRQQVQGRRFQSCQRFLQQRNEFEALLDSYQQPALQACCQELKQMDRQQCGCEAIRQAVRQAQQSTRRFQTGQSEQVYQQARALPRDAAS from the coding sequence ATGGCAAACAAGGCCGCACTCGCAGCAGCTCTCCTCGTAGCCATGGTGGCTCTtgccaccgccaccaccatcTCCTTCGATGAAGAGGTCAGCGAGAACCATCACCAATGCAGGCAGCAGGTGCAGGGGCGCCGGTTCCAGTCCTGCCAGCGCTTCTTGCAGCAGAGGAACGAGTTCGAGGCCCTCCTCGACTCGTACCAGCAGCCCGCCCTTCAGGCCTGCTGCCAGGAGCTGAAGCAGATGGACCGCCAGCAGTGCGGCTGCGAGGCCATCAGGCAGGCCGTCAGGCAGGCGCAGCAGAGCACGCGCCGCTTCCAGACCGGCCAGTCCGAGCAGGTCTACCAGCAGGCGCGCGCCCTCCCGCGCGATGCGGCTTCGTGA
- the LOC121758890 gene encoding protein SOB FIVE-LIKE 5-like isoform X1: MNYIFENQECSSGCESGWTLYFQQSYKTEDDSPEPRTKRSTEEDDDEDLSMVSDASSGPPQVHEESCFYDNYATVSEPSSERKKKRANRCRKKAPEQSSLLDDTASSSLYGYCYKTRSQASVENVVEYSQGYSSTQFEVRPTYVEGHYDFLQSGNQQLQQQNQKGNERVARDGGSIY, translated from the exons atgaattacatattcgaaaatCAAGAATGCAGCAGCGGTTGTGAGTCAGGCTGGACTCTCTACTTCCAGCAGTCTTATAAAACGGAAGACGATTCGCCTGAGCCCCGGACGAAGAGATCTAccgaggaggacgacgacgaagatCTGTCTATGGTGTCGGACGCCTCGTCCGGGCCGCCTCAGGTGCATGAGGAAAGCTGCTTCTATGATAACTACGCTACGGTTTCTGAGCCGTCGTCggaaaggaagaagaaaagggcaaaTCGATGTCGGAAAAAGGCGCCGGAACAATCCTCTTTGCTCGACGACACTGCTAGCTCGTCGCTTTACGGATACTGCTat AAAACAAGAAGCCAGGCATCAGTGGAGAATGTGGTGGAATATTCACAAGGCTACTCCTCAACTCAGTTTGAG GTGAGACCTACATATGTAGAGGGGCATTATGATTTCTTGCAGTCTGGAAACCAACAACTTCAGCAGCAAAACCA aaaaggaaatgagcgagtagctcgggacggagggagtatttactaG
- the LOC121758890 gene encoding protein SOB FIVE-LIKE 5-like isoform X2, with protein MNYIFENQECSSGCESGWTLYFQQSYKTEDDSPEPRTKRSTEEDDDEDLSMVSDASSGPPQVHEESCFYDNYATVSEPSSERKKKRANRCRKKAPEQSSLLDDTASSSLYGYCYKTRSQASVENVVEYSQGYSSTQFEVRPTYVEGHYDFLQSGNQQLQQQNQWFDLKVKGGDW; from the exons atgaattacatattcgaaaatCAAGAATGCAGCAGCGGTTGTGAGTCAGGCTGGACTCTCTACTTCCAGCAGTCTTATAAAACGGAAGACGATTCGCCTGAGCCCCGGACGAAGAGATCTAccgaggaggacgacgacgaagatCTGTCTATGGTGTCGGACGCCTCGTCCGGGCCGCCTCAGGTGCATGAGGAAAGCTGCTTCTATGATAACTACGCTACGGTTTCTGAGCCGTCGTCggaaaggaagaagaaaagggcaaaTCGATGTCGGAAAAAGGCGCCGGAACAATCCTCTTTGCTCGACGACACTGCTAGCTCGTCGCTTTACGGATACTGCTat AAAACAAGAAGCCAGGCATCAGTGGAGAATGTGGTGGAATATTCACAAGGCTACTCCTCAACTCAGTTTGAG GTGAGACCTACATATGTAGAGGGGCATTATGATTTCTTGCAGTCTGGAAACCAACAACTTCAGCAGCAAAACCA GTGGTTTGATTTGAAGGTAAAAGGTGGTGACTGGTGA
- the LOC121758888 gene encoding armadillo repeat-containing protein 7-like isoform X1, which produces MFTNDQRQKERTGKYGSPRLQYLQELVAQFQNASDEETKEKVVASLGNFAYDPYNYTFFRQLNILELFLDCLTESNERLVEFAVGGICNACADPTNASVVTQCDGIPLVIQCLSSPVRNTVNYAIGSLYYLCSANAEDEILKPEVVDAMKRFAAAGASFSNLARAFLDRYVTSLNEK; this is translated from the exons ATGTTTACCAATGATCAGAGACAAAAGGAGCGCACCGGAAAATATGGATCTCCGAGATTGCAATATCTCCAG GAACTGGTTGCACAATTTCAGAATGCATCTGATGAAG aaacaaaagagaaagttGTTGCTAGTTTGGGGAACTTTGCTTATGATCCTTATAATTATACGTTCTTCCGTCAG CTAAATATTTTGGAGCTTTTTCTGGACTGCCTAACCGAGTCCAATGAGAGGCTTGTGGAGTTTGCAGTCGGAGGAATTTGCAATGCTTGTGCAG ATCCAACAAATGCTTCGGTTGTCACCCAATGCGACGGTATTCCTCTTGTCATCCAATGCTTATCGAGCCCTGTTAGAAACACG GTGAATTACGCAATTGGATCTCTGTACTATCTGTGTAGTGCAAATGCTGAGGATGAGATTTTGAAACCAGAGGTAGTGGATGCTATGAAAAGATTTGCAGCAGCTGGTGCGAGCTTTAGCAATCTAGCTCGGGCGTTCTTGGATAGGTACGTTACGTCTCTCAATGAAAAATAG